Within the Platichthys flesus chromosome 16, fPlaFle2.1, whole genome shotgun sequence genome, the region GGTCGTTATTCTCGTAAAAAGTCAAAAATGTCCGATTTAAAGCAcctgtccaaaaaaaaaaacaacaacccggAAGTAGTATGTGAGTAGTGGACCGTCGGTTTCCGGTGTCGCTGTCTCTCCTGACCCCGGCTCCAGCAGAGCTTCTCCTGAAGACACAACACTGCTCTTCATTTCTGAAACGTAGGTTTGACTTGTGTGTCCTTCGccgtgtgtacttgtgtgtttgtctccgtgTTGTCCCACAGTTTCCTTGGTGTTTTGTCAGCGAAGCTCCCTAAAGGTCAGCGCCTGCCTAGCCCTGCGGCTAGCTCGTTAGCACGCTAAGCTAACGAACCGACCATGGGATGTGTGACTTTCCCGTTGGAAGACAGTCGTTATCTAAGCAAACAGGGACGTCGGTGTGTGTCCGTTGTGTTGGTTTTCTCCTCTGCGGTGCTGGTGCTCACACAACAGTGGTTGAGTATCGTCGGGAACAGGGAACCACGATGGATAAGCGGTGACATGTCCATGCTAGCTAACGTCAGGCtgacactgcagcagagaagctgtCTGTAAACATCTGTGTTCTAAACACTTAAACGGATTAAGGAGACgttaattctctctctctgacttaaAGATGGTTGTCATATTTCCATTTCCTTATTTATAGCCCCTGATCTAAATATGTGTAGCTCTGTAGCTGGAGGATAAATATTGTAGAAGAATGAAAACTGGAATCCATGATGAGGTTATCACGGCACATAGGTTTATCTGTGGCTCCCAGCagtttaatcaatcaatcaatcaataaataaatcacattttacttgtaaagcccatattcacaaatcagttGGTCTTACAGAGTTAAGCAAACTGGGACATCTTCTGTTTTTAATGGTCCACATGAGTTAAACTACCCAAAAGACTATtaacaggggaaaaaagctGAGATGTTAAGATAAATGTGTCTTTCGTAACACTGTTTTGTGTTCTCTCAACCCCACACTCATTCATCCACCTCCCACCAGTCACTACTATCGAATCAGCCCAATGTAAAGATACATGcctctgttttccttctcccAGGTGCCAGGGTGTCCCCCCTCTCCATGTGTGGTGCCTAATGGGCGGCTGGTCTCGCAGTGCTGTGCTGGAGCTTTACCGCTCGCTGCTCCGCGCGGGCCGCCACCTTCAGTACACCGACCGCAACTACTATCGCCGCGCTGTGGCTCGCGAGTTTCGCCGCTGCCAGGACCTGACGGTACCCGAAGACAAGGAGGACGCGCTGAAGAGGGGCCAGTTCTTCCTCAGCAGCCGATTGGGTGGGCTTATGTAGGTGGAAGGGGCCAGAGGTCGTCCGCTGGAGGGTTTAAAGGTCGTCTGGAGGCTCATCTTCCAGGTGGGTGGACTATAAGAACAACTGCCTGTGTCATCAGTGAAGCTTTTAGATCTGAAACGTTCTGTGTGTGGATGTAAGATGATTTTTCGTTGTGTAGGATTCCCGATCTGTGTGTTTACTCACTGACTTTACTTCAGGAACTCAATGCTCCTGCAGATTAAGCTGGCTGTctaaagtgtgtgtatgcatgtgtaatATTTGTATACTTCAGAAAATGTTTGCCTTTT harbors:
- the LOC133970807 gene encoding mitochondrial ribosome and complex I assembly factor AltMIEF1-like, producing MGGWSRSAVLELYRSLLRAGRHLQYTDRNYYRRAVAREFRRCQDLTVPEDKEDALKRGQFFLSSRLGGLM